The following proteins are encoded in a genomic region of Arachis stenosperma cultivar V10309 chromosome 4, arast.V10309.gnm1.PFL2, whole genome shotgun sequence:
- the LOC130973493 gene encoding protein ABA DEFICIENT 4, chloroplastic, with protein MSLSCCFSHSPLPLKIKHLGKPIKPCGTVCKRQPFTVISNGVELCNKRIVKTRVNLVGDWSFIRGSRVVAKPNATRSVHYPKSSRIQASWFDGSQLVSSVFTLGTVAVLPFYTLMVLAPKSDLTKQCMESNIPYVVLGILYAYLLYLSWTPETVKLIFASKYLLPELSSIGKMFSSELTLASAWIHLLVVDLFAARQVFEDGQQNQVETRHSVSFCLFFCPIGILAHVITKAMTKTSRKEGHGL; from the exons ATGTCCTTGTCTTGCTGCTTCTCCCATTCTCCATTGCCATTAAAG ATTAAGCACTTGGGGAAGCCTATTAAACCTTGTGGCACGGTTTGTAAGAGGCAACCTTTTACTGTCATAAGCAATGGTGTTGAGCTTTGTAACAAACGGATTGTGAAAACTAGAGTCAATTTAGTTGGAGATTGGAGTTTCATAAGAGGATCCAGAGTTGTTGCCAAACCAAATGCTACACGATCGGTTCATTATCCGAAAAGCAGCCGAATACAAGCTTCCT GGTTCGACGGATCCCAACTAGTGAGCAGTGTATTTACACTGGGAACAGTTGCAGTGCTCCCATTTTACACACTAATGGTTCTTGCTCCAAAATCTGACCTA ACTAAGCAGTGTATGGAAAGTAACATACCATATGTAGTGCTTGGCATTCTATATGCATATTTGTTGTATCTTTCATGGACTCCAGAGACAGTAAAATTGATTTTTGCAAGTAAATACTTGCTGCCAGAG CTCTCTAGTATAGGGAAGATGTTTTCTAGTGAATTGACTTTAGCCTCTGCATGGATTCACTTACTGGTTGTTGATCTCTTTGCTGCAAG GCAAGTTTTTGAAGATGGACAACAGAATCAGGTCGAGACTCGGCATTCGGTTTCTTTTTGCTTGTTCTTTTGTCCCATTGGGATTCTTGCCCATGTAATCACAAAAGCAATGACCAAAACCAGCAGAAAAGAGGGGCATGGCTTGTAG
- the LOC130973591 gene encoding uncharacterized protein LOC130973591 yields MAPQLLTPPTRSRLARVTRCLLTRHRHRHHRRLSTNATTERSKKTKGTSFSGNEIKLPAALRDKNVVQLKCESSSGFCDVFLVGTVYNSQRSREQVKRIIGHLKPQAVLLGLCQSGSAVLYPPIDTRPGKQPEVGPVSEFRVAFEEARKYGGKVYLGDRHEKITMARVIRKITFLDFIKLCSLPFKDVPHLRKLLETFPIDRSSIMQSFPKLRQVIEHMEGEGINQEIREFKVLTVLQETVLHERDQYMSRSLLEVAKKNNCVVAVVGKGHLPGIKKHWQQDISVAPLLQVPPSKHTIMKLCISVSVVMVGVSMIGRYL; encoded by the exons ATGGCTCCTCAACTGCTAACGCCACCAACTCGCTCTCGACTCGCCCGAGTCACGCGGTGCCTTCTCACTCGCCACCGCCACCGCCACCACCGCCGGTTGTCGACAAATGCAACAACAGAAAGAAGTAAAAAAACAAAAGGTACTTCCTTTTCAGGAAATGAAATAAAGCTGCCAGCGGCACTGCGAGACAAGAATGTGGTGCAGCTCAAGTGCGAGTCCTCCTCTGGTTTTTGCGATGTCTTTCTTGTTGGCACTGTTTATAATTCTCAG AGATCACGCGAACAAGTTAAAAGAATAATCGGCCACTTGAAACCACAG GCTGTGCTTTTAGGATTATGCCAAAGTGGCTCAGCAGTGCTTTATCCTCCAATTGATACAAGG CCTGGTAAACAACCTGAGGTTGGTCCTGTTAGCGAATTTCGAGTGGCATTTGAAGAAGCAAGAAAGTATGGTGGCAAAGTGTATCTTGGCGATCGCCATGAAAAG ATTACCATGGCCAGAGTCATCAGAAAGATTACATTTTTGGACTTCATAAAACTATGTTCTCTTCCCTTCAAAGACGTTCCCCACTTAAGGAAGCTTCTTGAAACTTTTCCTATAGATCGCTCAAGCATCATGCAGAGTTTTCCCAAATTG AGACAGGTAATTGAACACATGGAAGGAGAAGGTATTAATCAGGAAATACGTGAGTTTAAGGTGCTTACGGTTTTGCAGGAGACTGTTCTACATGAACGAGATCA ataCATGTCTCGCTCACTACTAGAAGTGGCTAAGAAGAATAACtgtgttgttgctgttgttggAAAGGGGCATTTACCAGGAATAAAGAAGCATTGGCAGCAAGATATATCG GTGGCGCCTCTCCTCCAAGTTCCACCTTCCAAACATACTATCATGAAGTTGTGTATCTCTGTTAGTGTTGTCATGGTTGGGGTATCCATGATTGGGAGATATCTTTGA